The DNA segment CCAGTTACCGCCGGAGGAGGTTCGGGAACGCAATTTCTATCGGGGTTCCGGGGAAAGGAATACCACCCATTACGGGCAAGAGATTGGGGATAATCGCCTCGATCGGGTCTGGCAGGAATTACTAGATCGATCGAACTTTTCCCAGCGTCGATCGGAAATTGCTCAATTCAATCACACTAGTGTTGATAAAAAGCGAGGCTTAGCCATCACGCCTGTAAAATTTGGAATTTCCTTTAATAAAGTGCAATATAATCAGGCAGGTGCTTTCGTTCTCATTTACACCGATGGTAGTATTCAGTTAAACCACGGTGGTACTGAGATGGGGCAAGGCTTGCATACTAAAATGCTACAGGTAGCCGCAAAATCCCTAGGGGTCAGTCTTCAGCGGTTTCGCATGATGCCCACCAGTACGGATAAGGTACCCAATACCTCAGCCACCGCTGCATCCAGTGGATCGGATTTGAATGGCCAAGCGGTTAAAGACGCCTGTGAAACCTTGAAGGCTCGCTTAAAACCGATCGCGGCTCGTTTGTTAGATTTACCCGAGGATGCAACCTTAGAGTTTGCCGAGGATTGGATTTATTACACGGAAGATAACGCACGAGACAACACACGAAAAATCACCTTTGAAGCAGTTGTGCAAAAAGCCTACGACGATCGAGTTAGCCTATCTGCAACGGGCTACTATCGTACACCCACTATTTTCTGGAATCCGGAAACCGGCAAAGGCAATCCCTTTTACTATTTCGCCTATGGTGCGGCAGTGAGTGAAGTCGAAGTTGATGGCTTAACGGGCATGTTTAAGCTGCGGCAAGTGGACATTGTCCATGATGTGGGCGAGTCACTGAATCCGTTAATCGATCGGGGGCAAATTGAGGGGGGATTTGTGCAGGGAATGGGTTGGCTGACGATGGAGGAGTTGGTCTGGGACGATCGGGGCAGTTTGAGAACCCATGCGCCCAGCACCTATAAGATTCCAACGATTCGCGAAGTTCCAGAAAATTTCAACGTCCATCTGTTGCAACGAGCAGCGCAGGAGGGTGTGATCTATGGCAGTAAGGCCGTGGGAGAACCGCCGCTGATGCTGGCCATTTCGGTGCGAGAGGCGATTCGGGAAGCGATCGCGGCCTTTGGTCACTCTCCTACCAGGGTAGCCCTAGCCTCTCCTGCCACACCAGAGAAAATTCTAACTGCGATCGAGCAAATCACAGCAGAGGTTGAGATTGTCAGTTAAATTTACGCTAATGTCAACGATAAATTAGCTAGAGGTTATATTCAGGTTAGATCACAGCATGGCGCGATCGTTCTATCATTTGTTCTTAAACACCTTACAAACGGAAGCAGTGGTTTTAGCAACGGTGGTTGAAGTATCCGGATCAACACCGCGAGAAATCGGTGCGAAAATGTTTGTAAACGCTGCTGGAACCATTCAAGGAACGATCGGGGGGGGTGCAGGGGAAGCTAAGGTTATTCAACACGCATTGCAAGTTCTCGAAACGGGGATTAAGCAGCGGGTCGAGATTGATTTATCGGGACACCTCAAAGCAGCCAACCCAATCAGCCCCAAGGAAGGGATCTGTGGCGGCAGAATGCAGGTCTGGCTGGAACGCTGGGCTGGAAATGAGGCACGGGCGATCGTGCAGGAAATCCTAACAGCTTTAGAGGCCGGTCGATCGATTACGCTGGTGACGCCCTATGGGAGTGAGCGATCGCCTTGGATTGTCGATCAATTCGATCCCCCTAAATCCCCCTTAAAAAGGGGGACTTTGAATATCGATCCCCCTAAATCCCCCTTAAAAAGGGGGACTTTGAATATCGATCCCCCTAAATCCCCCTTAAAAAGGGGGACTTTGATTAATAATAATCCGGTTCCCCCTTTGTTTCTAGCTTTAGCGGCGCGTAGCGCGGGGGCTAGGGGGAATCAAAACTGTGAAGGAGAGGCATTGGATGCCTTTGTCGAAGTTATCCAACCCCAGCCGACGGTATTGATTATTGGAGCCGGACACTGTGGAATTCAACTGGCTAAAGTAGCTGATATTGCAGGGTTTCAGGTCATGGTACAGGACGATCGGAGGGATTGGGCCAACGCGGATCATTATCCCCAAGCTACTCGAATTTTTACGACTTCGATCGCAGAGACGATCGCGCAACTTAATCACCATTCTGCACTATATATTGCATTGCTGACCCGAGGCTATCAGCATGATGTGCAGGCATTACAAGCAATCATGACCAAAGCCATCCCTTGTCATTACATTGGCATGATGGGCAGTCAGCGACGAGTGCAGCAGGTATTGCAAGCAGTGCAAGCTCAGGTCGCTCAGGAATTCAGCGAACTTTCTGAACTACAGATTAGCCAGTGGCTGCAACACATTCATGCCCCGATCGGTTTAGACATTGGTGCACTGACTCCTGAAGAAATTGCAGTTAGTATTACAGCAGAAATGATTCAAATTCGGCGTCGCGATCGTGATCAAAAATGTTCACCGTAGCATTATTATCGTATTTCTAGTTAATCATCTCTATCGTTAATCTAATTTTTTTGCTTACGACAATCCTAATACCTTTTTCAAGAGATTCTGATCCTGGAGTTTGATGCGGAATCGGTCATTCTCCACATCCCGAATCCAGCTTTGGCTCTTGCCCGTCTTCTCAGCCAAGCTGCGCTGACTCATGCCTAACTGTTTCCTGGCCGCGACAATTTGTTCTCCAGACAGAGATCGTGGCGTTGTTACCGTTTTCTTGTTCGCCGTTTTAGCGCGCGATCGATTCCGTTGTTTGTCTCGCTTGCTTGAGCGTTGCTGCCAATCTGGGGGAATCTCCAACCGAAGAATACGAGCCTGCATCAAACGGTTCCATTTACCCCGAGGAGCCGCATCCGTTAAACGGGATGAATTGCCGCCATCCATCATCCAAAATTCCAAAGCTTCCTCAGCATCCTCCGGTAAATCAGCCAACTTCGCCCAGAGCGGCTGGATTTCAGGGGGATAGGTTTCTGGATCAAATATCGGCTTCAAGCCATAGTGATTCAGGACTTCCAGATCGCCCTCAAACGTGCGTAGCAGTCGCTTACGATCTTCTCGGTGGGAATAGCCTTGTTGTAGTTTTTCTTGACCATAGGCGACCCGCATCAACGTAGGCACGGTGATCCGCTGCTCCATTCCCAATTTGCTTTTAAACAGAAACCACAGCATGATTCGGGCGGCTCCTTCATGCTGTTGCCACATTCCCATCACCGTCTGGAGCAAGGATTTGGGCAAGAGTCCGTATTGATAGAAGGCCGATCCCTCCTGACAGCCGGATTGATTTAAAAAGTATTTTGCCCATTGCCCCGCTTGGATATGAAAGGTCATTCCCACTAAATGCCGACGGCCAGACTCATCTTCCTGAAGACTGGGCTGGATTTCTTGCAGGTGCCACAGGGGAGCACGGGGAATCGAGAATTTAGGAATCCTGCCTTGCTGGGGCCAATGGACTTCTACATCCAATCCGCAGGACTGCTGCACCAATTCACGAATTAAAATGATTTTGGCCGTTTTATTCAAATCCCTACGCTTATCCAAGCCCAAGTACTGTTCAATTTGCCGATCGCTGATCACAAAAGTCTGTTCCCAAGGATGATCTAAGGCAACGGCGTGGGCAGCATAAATCAAATGTAAACAGGCTGACCGAATGTCCAACTTTTCGATACTTGCGATCGCAGCTGGGGCCTTGGCTGCGCAGGAATTGGCTGCAACGGTTGGAGGCGATGGGGATGGAGCAGTGCCCGCTGCCATGAGACTGAAGGCTTCTGCCCGCAACCAAAACCGTAGTCGCCCTCGACCTTGCTTAACTTGGCGTTCGTAATAAAACGTTCCGGTGGCATCCCGTTGCCAGGGTAACGATTGCCGTTGTGCCAACAGATTACAGCCTTCCCACATCACGATCGCAGAAGCAAAGGTATTTGTTTTACCATTGAGAAATAAATTCGGACTCGTGGCCACGCGATCGTTTTCTTTCCATCGTCCTTTTTTAGCTTCCAACGGAGAAGGAGGCGTGTCGATCGGGCAATGAACAACGCATTGTGGCCCTCCAGCAACCGTTGCACAATTATCACAGAGTGCCGGATCGATCCAATAATGCTGATGTTCCACTTGAATCGCACCCATGGGACATTCGGGTACGCAAATACCACATTGAGTACAGTGATTGTGAATCGTATAAGGCATAGTATGGGAGAGCAAAAGAGACAGTGAGCCAGAACTCAATTGAGAATTGCCAGAAAAACTAGAAAAACGGATTCTCTGAGCTGACTGAAAGCTAGCTGACTAGAGCAG comes from the Alkalinema sp. FACHB-956 genome and includes:
- the xdhB gene encoding xanthine dehydrogenase molybdopterin binding subunit, with the translated sequence MIHQSKSHESAIGHVTGKAVYTDEQRPPVGMLSLYPVMAPHAHARITTINLSGAEKVDGYVTVVTASDIPGINNTGVILADEILLPTEEISYWGQAVLWVVAETDIAAQRAAEIIQVEYEPLPAILSIADAIAADRFHGQPTQISRGAVETALAQSDHRLTGALEIQGQDHFYLETHTSWVIPDGEGHFQVYSSTQHPTETQAIVARVLGIAKNQVVVTCLRMGGGFGGKETQANPFAAVAAIAAYKTGQPVRVKLKREQDMILTGKRHAFLGQYEVGFTAEGQITALAVKLYADGGWSLDLSPPVLLRAMVHVDNAYYIPHLTVQGWIANTHKVSNTAFRGFGGPQGMVVIEEVIDRVARTLQLPPEEVRERNFYRGSGERNTTHYGQEIGDNRLDRVWQELLDRSNFSQRRSEIAQFNHTSVDKKRGLAITPVKFGISFNKVQYNQAGAFVLIYTDGSIQLNHGGTEMGQGLHTKMLQVAAKSLGVSLQRFRMMPTSTDKVPNTSATAASSGSDLNGQAVKDACETLKARLKPIAARLLDLPEDATLEFAEDWIYYTEDNARDNTRKITFEAVVQKAYDDRVSLSATGYYRTPTIFWNPETGKGNPFYYFAYGAAVSEVEVDGLTGMFKLRQVDIVHDVGESLNPLIDRGQIEGGFVQGMGWLTMEELVWDDRGSLRTHAPSTYKIPTIREVPENFNVHLLQRAAQEGVIYGSKAVGEPPLMLAISVREAIREAIAAFGHSPTRVALASPATPEKILTAIEQITAEVEIVS
- a CDS encoding XdhC/CoxI family protein, whose protein sequence is MARSFYHLFLNTLQTEAVVLATVVEVSGSTPREIGAKMFVNAAGTIQGTIGGGAGEAKVIQHALQVLETGIKQRVEIDLSGHLKAANPISPKEGICGGRMQVWLERWAGNEARAIVQEILTALEAGRSITLVTPYGSERSPWIVDQFDPPKSPLKRGTLNIDPPKSPLKRGTLNIDPPKSPLKRGTLINNNPVPPLFLALAARSAGARGNQNCEGEALDAFVEVIQPQPTVLIIGAGHCGIQLAKVADIAGFQVMVQDDRRDWANADHYPQATRIFTTSIAETIAQLNHHSALYIALLTRGYQHDVQALQAIMTKAIPCHYIGMMGSQRRVQQVLQAVQAQVAQEFSELSELQISQWLQHIHAPIGLDIGALTPEEIAVSITAEMIQIRRRDRDQKCSP
- a CDS encoding helix-turn-helix domain-containing protein, whose product is MPYTIHNHCTQCGICVPECPMGAIQVEHQHYWIDPALCDNCATVAGGPQCVVHCPIDTPPSPLEAKKGRWKENDRVATSPNLFLNGKTNTFASAIVMWEGCNLLAQRQSLPWQRDATGTFYYERQVKQGRGRLRFWLRAEAFSLMAAGTAPSPSPPTVAANSCAAKAPAAIASIEKLDIRSACLHLIYAAHAVALDHPWEQTFVISDRQIEQYLGLDKRRDLNKTAKIILIRELVQQSCGLDVEVHWPQQGRIPKFSIPRAPLWHLQEIQPSLQEDESGRRHLVGMTFHIQAGQWAKYFLNQSGCQEGSAFYQYGLLPKSLLQTVMGMWQQHEGAARIMLWFLFKSKLGMEQRITVPTLMRVAYGQEKLQQGYSHREDRKRLLRTFEGDLEVLNHYGLKPIFDPETYPPEIQPLWAKLADLPEDAEEALEFWMMDGGNSSRLTDAAPRGKWNRLMQARILRLEIPPDWQQRSSKRDKQRNRSRAKTANKKTVTTPRSLSGEQIVAARKQLGMSQRSLAEKTGKSQSWIRDVENDRFRIKLQDQNLLKKVLGLS